Sequence from the Fictibacillus arsenicus genome:
AAATAGATAAGATACTTTTTTTTGTTAAAAAAAATGCATTTCTTATTAAAGAAATGCTCCCTTTCGTAATATAAGGTTAGCCAGAATTTCTGGTTGCCTTTTTTGCGGTAGTGATTTTCTGAAATTCCTTTGGTGACGATCCCGCGTTTACAGAAATAATACTTTCCTTAATATGCTCTTCTAACCAATATAGTAGGTAATTTTCCAAAATATAATGTCCCTTTTCTATTAAACTAGGTGACAGATTTTAAAGAGAAGAATTTCAAATATAAATTCCGACATACAAAGTGCCCCCAATTGCATAGTAAGTTATTATAAGAGGCTGCTGGCATATCTCTTCATTGTGATATTAGTATTATTTTTAACAGGTTAATTTTTTACTCAACTCAGAATTATAGTATAAAAAACATGGGACAAATCATTTGTAAAATTATAAAATTTTACCGTAATAGTATTTTTTTATAATTTTTCAAAGGGGAAAAGAAGGATGAAAATAAAAAGTTTGTTTGGCAGTCTACTCGCAGCATCTATTATCGTTTCACCAGTAAACCAGATTACAGCGCATGCAGAGGAAGGAGAATACGCTGATCCTTGGTTTAAGTATTCTTCTGTAGACTTAAATGGTCACTGGGCAGAGAATGATATGAACGACATGATTCAAGCGAATATTATGAAGGGAGTAAGAGGTTCTGACACTCTTTTATATGCCATGCCAAATAAAAGCATAACAAGAGCTGAATTTACTGCCCTTATCGTTCGTGCTCTTGAATTAAAGACGGATCAGCAAGGGAAATCATTTACAGACACAACTAAACACTGGGCAAAGAATGACATTAACACAGCGAGTGCTTTAGGAATTGTCTCAGGAAAATCAGATACAGAATTTAAACCTGATTTAAAAATTACACGTGCAGAAATAGCTGCTATTCTTGCTCGTGCATTTGATCCAACTGTTACTTTTGAAAACGGTACTCCAAAAGAATTTGAAGATTTAAAACCTGGTTACTGGGCTTATAATGATGTTCGCAAAGTGAGCGGCGTTAATATCATTAAAGGAATCACAGCTACAACGGTTGCTCCTGATAAGTTAGCTTCTCGCGCTGAAGCTACTGCAATGTTAAAACGTGCATTGTGGTTAGAAGACGTTGATTTATATTTAGAGGGCTCGGTTATTAAGAATGAAACTGACATTATTAATGCAATGAATAGTAAGGATACAAATGCATTATTTACTATGAATGATAAAGCAAGGTATAGTTTGGCTCACGAATATTCAAAGATGGAAGCAGAGATATTAGAAGAAATTTTTGCAAGCGGAGACCTTGTATCTGCAGAAATCGTATCTCAACCACAAGAAATTAGCTCAACGATGTCCACACGTTTCGCTAAAATGGATGTTCAAAACCTTCTTGTTGAGTACAACTCTACTTTCACTGATCCTGACACAGGTGAAACGTATGAAGACACAACTACAGAAGATAAATCCGGTACTTACTATTTTATAAAGCGTAATGGAGAATGGAAAGTGTATTCTTCTGATTGGTTAAAGGAATATATTGAATTTGAGGAATACGAAGAAGAATAATGTTTCTAGGAAGCTCCTAGAATTTTAAAACTTCAACTGCAAACGCATTGCTAAATATGAATATAATTTATGAGACTTATTCCGCAATCGCACCCCGTTCGTAATATAAGGTTAGCCAGAATTCTGGTTGACCTTTTTTGGTCTTTTTATTACGATAGCTGGGTTAGAACATAGCACCCGTGGGACTGATTCCGTCAACAACAGATCACTCCCTACTAGTAAAACGTTTCAGGCTGGTCTGTTCACTGAAATAAGAAACCTACTTATTTATGAGGATGTTATTATTTTAAAAAAACCTGACTAATGTTCTAGTACATTGTCAGGTTTTTATATATTAGAAGGAATAATTAATATTCATTCCTACTATAATCCAGCACTTCAATTGTATTAACCACTTTGTCTAACTGCTCTTCTAGTTTTAGAACTTCTTCTAATACTTTTTTGAGTTCATCAGCAACCGGATTTTCATGTTTTTCTTCTGATAGGTTAACGGATACCAGATTCGTTTCACTTTCAAGGGTATACTCTAGAGATTGCATAACCGAAAACAGTTTCGTATGTATTCCACGCTTTATTTCTTGTACTAGTAATCTATTAGACAACTCTACTTCTTCTTCTCGATAAAGAGCATTCAATGTCTTGAAAGCCTCATTACTGTTTTCATAATGAAACGGGTTATCTTCTTCAAGCTCCTCATAATTCTTTCTATACCAATACACATAAAGATGTTTATTATAAGCAGCAAAGATTTCATGGAATAGATTGGTTGCTACTAAATCAGGTATCTCTTCCTCACCGGTCCATCCATAAGTTTGAATTTGTTCTTTACACTTGCTATCAATAATACTTTTTAAGACCTTACGTAGATTTTTTGGTGACGATTCAGCGTTTAATGAACTAATACTCTCCTTAATATGTTCTTCTAACCAATCAATTAAATCATCAAAGGTCTCTATATCAGCTAAATATAGCCCATAACCCATTTTCACTTTCACTCATTTCGTTTTACATATATTTTACCATGAAAGAACATACTTTTTAGTTACATAAAAAGAAGCCTTGTTGATGAAAAACAAAAGAGAGGATCTTAAACGAATAAGAACCTCTCAAAATGGGAGGAATGCATGGCATCCCATGTGATTATTTTCTAAAAAAAACTAAGTTATAAAAAAACTCTGTAGAGAGTTCTCTCCACAGAGTTTTATATCCTACTTAAAATAATTATTGAGCAGAGATAGTAATTCCGCTTAAGTTTAATTGTAGGTTTGTAGTTCCAATTACTTCACCATCAGCATTTTTAGAAACTACAGTGTAATTGATAACATTATTAGGATTTTTAGCCCAAACTGAACCTGTTTTTGTTCCAAATGAAGTTGCAATCTTTAGGTATCCGTTAGTAGCGTCAATCCAAGTTGTATCTGTTCCTTCAACAGCAGTCCAAGCATACTCACCATTTTTATATAGGTCAACACTTGCAGCAGATGTAGGAATTACTACATATTGAACCATATCAGCTTGAGCAGTTTCTGCTTGAGCTTGAGTCATAGTTCCTGCAATATTTAACCCAGCTGTAGTAGCTGTAGCTGTTAACATATCTAATGGAGCATTTCCAACTTCAGCAGTTGAATCTGCAACTAATAATCCAGATGGAGTATCAGAAGCTTTTGAGAAAACAGTTAAGTCATAAGCGCTGTCAACATCAACTTCCAAGTCAGTTGCTTTATTACGAAGTAAGTCTTCAACTTCACCTGAAATTGTTACTGTTGGAGTAGCAATTGTATCTGCTCTTTCTAATTCTTTAACTTCTAATGTTACAACTGAACCAGTTACATCAGAAACTGATTTCACTTCATATCCTTCTACTGCGAAATCTGAATCTTGAATAGATGCGAAGTAAAGAGCTTCAGAGAATGTTACTTTAACGTGATCAACTTCAGCATCACCATCAGCATCTATTACTGCAGCAGAAACAGCATCTGGAGCAAACTTGTCACCAACAGGTTCAGTAGTTAGAACTACTGGCACGTTGTATGCATTTTTAGCGTCAACAGTACCTGTTGTAGATACAGTTACACTAGTAACAGCAGTATTAATATCTCCAGCAGTTGTTAATGTAATAACTGATTTTCCATCTACAACTTCGTTAGAAATTGCATTTACTGCAGAAGCAGTACCATTAATACTTACTGTGAAGTCGTCAGCTTTTGCATTTGTAACTAACTCATCAAAGTAAAGTTTCACTGTATTCTTGCCAGTTGCTACAGCTTCATCAAATAATGGAGCAGTTGCACCAGCTGGAACTAATACGTTAGTAGAAGCAGCTAAGATTGGATTACCAGCAGCATCTTTCACACGTAAAACTTGAATTGTTGCACCAGCAGGAGTCATTTGTGCTCCAGATTCAACATCTGTGAAGTCAAGAATAGCTGCTTTATTTCCATCAACAGCAGTTACTTTTACCTTGCTGTTAAGAGCACCATTAGCAAATAGGTAATTAACTTTGTTTTCAATAGAGTCTTTATCCATTACTTCGCTAAATACGATTTTAACTTTCTTCGTTGATAGAAGTTGAGCTTGAGTTCCAAGAGTAGTGTCATCTACGTCTGAAATCTCAGGAGCTACAATGTCATCAACAGCAACAGCAGTTGAGTATTCAACTAGTTTGTTTTGAGCGATTGATTTGTCTTTTACATTTTTAACAGTTAGTGTATAAGATCCGCCGTTCAAAGCAGGAGTAGGAATCGAGTAAGTATTTTCAGACTTAGTAATCGTTCCAGAAAGTGTAACTGCTTTACCAGCTGCATCTTTAAGTGAATAGTTTGAAAGTACATCGGCACCTGTAACATCTTCGCTGTAAGTTACTTCAATAGCAGTGTTTCCATCAGCTTCAACTTTAGTAACAACTGGTGCTGTTGTATCAACAGTTACAGAACCACTAAATGTTGTTTCAGCTAATTTGTTACCCCAAAGGTCAGCAATTTGCGTTCCTTTTTCATCAGTGTAATCAAGATATAATTTGAATGCACCCTCTGGAAGTGGGTTAGCAAATTCAAGAGTAAGTTCCTTACCATTCAAAGATTTAGTTGCTTTATAAGCATCTACACCTTTGTAAGTGTGGAAGAAGTTTACATTAGCATTTGAGATACCAGTGATATCTTCGTCAAATGATAGAACAATTTTGTTAGGTGATGCAGATTTAACAGTTGCTACTGGAGCTGTAGAATCTTTACCAAAAGTAAATTCTTTTGTAACTTCTTCTACTTTAAATCCTGCATAATCAGAACCATTCTTTATTGTTAACTTATGAGCTCCATCAGCAGGTTGAGCTCCAAGTGTTAATGTAACTGTATCAGTACCAGCAACAAAGCTAGAAGATACAATTGCAAGTGTTCCATCGTTTAGAGAGAAAGAAGGAGCAACTTCTAAAATCTCAGAAAACTTAACTTTTAGAGTTTTAGGTCCCGCCACTTCAATTTCTTCTACTGTAGGAGCAACAGTATCAAGGAATTTTACAGCTTTAGTTGTTTTAGCAATTACTACTCCGTTATCAGCTTTAACACCGTTGATAGTAAGATCAGCAGATTGCTGTTGTGCAGCGTGCTCATCATTATCGTTGATAGTCAGCCATACAGATTTACCATCAGCAACTGCGTCAGTAACAGTAAGTCCGCTACCTGAAGCAAAGCTGTAGTTTCCTAATGTTTCAGCAGAATCAGCATCCACTGCAGTGTTGAATTCTACTTTAACAGTTTTAAGGTTAATCGCACTTACAGATGTAACTTCTGGAGTTGCTGGAGCTTCGTATTCAAACTCAGTTCCTTCTACAACTTCACCGTTTACTGCTAGGCTTAATTCAACACCTGCAGGAAGTTCAGGAGAGATCTCGCTAAGAACTAGAGTAGTAGTATCAGCACTTGCAGCAGCTTCTGCAGCTTTAACTGTTACTTTACCTACTTCGTGAACATCGTCGCCAGCTACTACAGTAAGTTCATATCCAGCTGCGATTAGAGCGTCAACTTCTTCTTGAGTGTAAGTACCTTCAAGAGTTACTTCAACAGAAGTAGCATCAACAGCTTTTACAGATTCAACTGTTGGAAGTGGCATTGGTTGCCCTTCTTCAAGTGCTTTGTCTGCTTTTTGGATGAATGCAGCCATTTCAGCACGAGATACAGTATCACCAGGAGCGAAAAGCTCATCAGTTTTTCCGTTTGTAATTCCCCATGCAACTAGAGTTGCGATGTCGTTTTCGAACATGTTTCCTTCGATATCAGTGAAAGTGTGTTCAACTACACCTTCAACTTCAAATCCGTATGCACGAACGATTAGAGCAGCCATTTCACCACGAGTGATTTTGCGATCTGGAGAGAACATGTCATTTCCAGTGCTACCCATGATGTCGTTTGCATCTACAGCTGCTACTGCATTGTGGTACCAAGCTCCTGATTTAACATCAGAGAAGTCTGCTTCAAGACTAGTATCATAAAGATCAAATCTGTTTGCGAAGATTCCTGCTGCTTCAGCACGAGTAAGAGGCTTCATTGGTTCGAAACCTTTATTAGTACCGTTCATGTAACCATTTTCAGTTACGTAGTTTACTGCACCTTCATACCAAGATCCAGGTTTTACATCATCAAAACTTGCTGCACCAGCAACTGGAGCTACTACTGAAGCAACTACTGCTGCAGATAGGCCTGTTGCCATAAATTTACGATAAGACTTAGACGCCATTTCGTTATTTCCTCCCTTAATATGTAACTAGTAATATATGATTTAACTAAACTATGGGTCCCAGGGCCCATAGTTTAGTAAATACCAAATTATTCAAAACATAACAATAAATAGTATATTTGTGAGTATTAAGTCTGTCAACAAAAATATCCAACACTACTAATATATTATTGTTTTCCCAACTTTACTCACAAGTGGCAAGTTTTACCTTGTTACAACCATTTTACAATATATTTCATTTTTTGCAATCATTTTTATACAAAAAATTCTAATTAATAGTATTTATTGTAAGTTATGGGCGAACGTTGGAAGCTATTACCCTAGCCATAAGTAATATCGACAGCTTTTTAGTAATGTTTAGCAAAAAAGTAAAAATAAATATATTACAATATTTTCTTGTTATTTTACAAAAGCTAATAATCTATTTGTCATATCTGTTACATAACTGTAACCTACCAAAGTCCCAAATTGTGATAGACTAACTTTTGTAGAAAAAAATAGAAAATTCACTAAATACTAGTTTAAATAGTCACAATATGGGGAAAGGTAGTGTTTTTAGTGGTTAAAAAGTTGGGGGCTTGGATCTTATCTCTTTTAACAGTACTCACACTTCTTCCAGGACAAGTTAATGCGGGAGAACGCGAGAACTTAGTAACAACAGCAAAAAAGTACATAGGTATTAAGTACACTTATGGCGGTACTTCGCCATCCACAGGTTTTGATTGTTCAGGATTTACTTCATATGTATATAAACAGCACGGTTTATCTCTTCCAAGAACAACAAGTGATCAATATAATGGAGGAACAAGCGTAAAGAAAGCTGATTTAGAAACTGGTGACTTGGTTTTTTTTACTACATATAAAGCAGGTGCATCACACACTGGTATATATGTAGGAAGCGGAAAGTTCATCCACGCTTCTTCATCTAAAGGGATTACAATTTCTTCTATAGATGATCCTTACTACTGGGGCTCCCGTTACCTAGGAGCTCGCCGTTATCTAGCTGAAGAAGAAAAAGTTGCTACACTCGCAGTTTTACCTAAAGGACAATATCATGATGTTCCTGCTGGACATTGGGCATATTCACCGATTACAAACCTTAGCAAACAAGGTGTTATGAACGGTTACGAATACAGCCAGTTCAAACCGACACAATCTGTAACACGAGCAGAAGCAGCTGCAATGGTTGCTAACGCATTAGATATCGACGCTCCATCTAACTATAGTAACTTTAAAGATGTTTCTACTTCCTACTGGGCAGTTGGATCGATCAACGCAGTAAAAGAAGCTGGCATCATCGCCGGTTACCCGGATGGCACATTTAAGCCAAACAAAGAAATGACACGTGAAGAAATCGCAGCATTGATTGAAAAGACGTTTGTTTTAACGAATAAAGGTACTGAAAAATCCTTTGCTGATGTTAAAGAAGGCTACTGGGCGTACGATTCTATACAACGATTAAGCGAAAACAACATTGCATCTGGTTTCACGGACAATACTTACCGACCATTGAACGAAACATCACGTGCTGAGTTCTCCGCTTTCCTTTATAGAGCCATTACAACGTTAGCCGTAAAATAAGACGATATCAGTTTGGAAAAAGTTTCGATTTAATTGTAAATAATTTGTAAATAAAAAAGTTGCTCTCCTAATTCAAGGAGAACAGCTTTTTTAGTTTGATTCTTCGATGGTTCTGGACAGGAATACTGCCATTTCTGCCCGGGTTACTGGGGCGTTAGGTTTGAATGTTCCATCTGTGTATCCATTTGCGATGGATACTGAGGCAAATCTTTGAATTGCGTCGAATGCGTAGAACGCGTTTGTAACATCTGTGAAAGCTTTAGTTGTTGATTGTTGGTTTTTCAATGTAAAGGCTCGATCTAGTAATGCAATGACTTCACCGCGTGAAATGGTTTGGGTTGGTTTGAAAGTACCATCAGGGAATCCAGTGGCGAGTTTTTGTTCTGTCATGGTTGCTATGTACCCTGAGGCAAAATAGCTTTTTGTTACATCTGGGAACGAAGTGTTTCTTGGTGTACCATCCAGTTTTAATGCACGGCCGATCATGGAGATCGCTTCACCCCGCGTAATCTGTTTTTCCGGATGGAACTTACCATCTGGAAGACCACCAACTGCGTTTCGTGCATTCAGATCATAAACATATTTGCTATACCATATTGAAGCTGGCACATCAGGAAAGAGTAGATACACTTTTGTTTCTATTAAACTCTTGCTTGATTCATTCCCCGCTTCATCTACAGCTGAGACTTCATATCTATAGAATCCAGGTTTTAATGTTTCAGTTAACTGAAAACCGTATATTAAATTTTTCACTTTTTCACCGTTACGATAGACGTTATATCCTGTAATAGGTGAACGATCCTGAGAGGGTGTCCAACTTAAGTTTATCTTTCCGCCAGTCGCAATTTTATAGGACAGGTTTTCCGGTGCTGTTGGAGGTGTTGTATCCGGCATTTCTGGTGCTTGAATCAGACCGAAGCCAAAATTCACATCACGCCCAGCAGCTCCTAGATCTTTTGCTTGATTTTGTATCATTGTTCTTAGTTCAGCTGTTGTTTTGTTTGGATATGCTTCTTTATACAGTGCATAAATGGCCGTTACATAAGGTGTTGCCATCGATGTTCCTGTGTGTGTTTCATAGGTATTGTTCATAAAACTGCTGTAAATGTCTACTCCTGGCGCCACTATTTCAAGTTCGGGACCTGATCCTGAAAACTTTGGATGTTTATTATATTTGTCTACTGCTCCGACAGCAATAACGCTCTCATATTTAGCGGGATAATAGACAGATTGATCTTCACTAAATGTATTGTTTGTATGGTTTCCAGATGCTGCAATAATATATAATCCCTTTTTGTATGCTTCATCAACAGCAAGTTTAAGTGCATATGAGCTTTCTTTTCCTGCAAGACTAAGGTTAACAATATGTAGACCTTGCTGCGTCGCCCATTCGATACCATCAATAATTTGCGAATATTGGCCAAGACCATCATCGTCGAGCACTTTGATGCTGTATAATTGAACGTTTGGAGCTAATCCTTTGATGCCCACTTGGTTATCTTGAGCTGCAATAATTCCTGCTACATGTGTCCCATGCCCATTATCATCATTATAAGAAGGTGTATTGGGAACAAATGAAATGCCTCCTGATACTCTGAGATCTTCATGACCTGTATCAATCCCTGTATCTAAGATTCCCACTTTAATGCCGTTTCCTGTATAGTAGCTTTCTTGTCCAAGTTCCTCAGGTTTTGGATAGTTTAATTTATAGATGTTCGAATCTATTAATTGCTCTTCCATTCCAATTTGTTTGTCTTGTTCAATGAACTTAATAGATGGATATATAGCAAGTTGTTGTGCAGAAGCCTCTGTCATTGAAACAGATAAAGCATGTATACTCTGTAGTCTGGAGTTTATTGTTCCACCAAGCTGTTGGATAAGATTTTCATCAGGCTGTGAATGAAACCCAACTATATAAGATTGTAAAGCAGGTTTTGTTTCGTGGTTATCTGGTGAATCAGCGTATGTATGTTGATGAGGTAATGAAGCTGTTAATAAAGAAACAGAAAGTAAAAAGACCCCTAACTTTGATGAGAAATTGAGCATATGTATCCCCCTAGAGAAGTAAATGAAAGAAATATGATAATTGTTTGGGGACTGACCCCTATTTCTTACTATCGGGCTTGGATGAGAACAAATCAATAGCTTTATTTGTGAAGTTTTGTCGAAGGTGAATATAAAGAGAAAGTCCATCTGGACAGGACGTACATCATCCTGTCCAGATGGACTTAACACTACTATTTTATTTATTCTGCAAGTACTGGAAGTAATCTTTAATACCCAGGTGAATCTGGTACGCTGCTTTTTTGCGCCATGTATCAGATGCTAGTTTTGCAGAATCATCCTTGTGGTCAATAAATCCTAGTTCTACTAATGTACTTGCCATATTTCTCTGATTCTTAATGACATAGAAATTCGCTTCTTTTACACCGCGATCTTTCATATCTAACTCAGGAATCAGCATACGGTTCTGAATGTATGTGGCTAATTTTTTATTGTAAGCACTCATGTTGTTATCTTCATTATAGTACGTTTCAGTTCCATGAGCTGTTCCGTTGAACGAGTTTGTGTGGATGGAAACAAAGGCTTGTCCACCTGCAAGGTTTGCAATGGATACTCGTTTTTCTAACTCGTGGAAGATATCTGTTTCACGCGTCATGACTACTTTTGCACCCGCTTTTTCTAAATAATCACGAAGGTGCTTGGCTGTAATTAGCGTAATATCTTTTTCCTTCAACCCAAATCCGCTTGCCCCTGGATCATGATCCCCGTGTCCAGCATCGACAACAACAATTTTACCTTTTAATGGATTCGATGGGTCAGAAGGAACTGTTATTGATGGGTATTTTAAATATGCTCCATGTACATACCCTTTTAAGTTATTCGCACTGACATATGCCCAGCCGTTTGATAGTTTGCTATAAACATCAACGTTCGTACCATATGCATATGCACCAATACGAGTTGCACTTGCATCAGGCGCTGTTCTTACATTTAAGAAATCTGCAACAACCTGTGCTTGTGCGATCGGCTCCGGTTCTGCCGGTTTCCCGCGAAAATCTGGATTTAAAGCACGAGCAAGCATTAATGCGAAGTCTGCACGCATGATATAATCTTTAGGTCCAAACTTACCGCCAGGATAACCGCCTACAACACCTGCGGTTGCCAGTTTATTAATCGGTACAAAAGATGGTGACGTTACAGGAACGTCTGTAAATGTAATTCCGCTTGTTTCCGGAAAAGACCAGGCTCTCGTAAGAATCGAAGCCATTTGTTCGCGTGTAAGCTTATCGTTTACACCATAATACCCATTACCATAACCCGCCAGGATTTTTTCGTTGCTCATATCCTGTATGTAACCTGAAGCAAAGTGCCCTTTTGGAACATCTAAATATTCCGTATCCCGGTAGCCCCCCTGTAATTCAAGAGCACGTCCGATCATCGAAGCCGCTTCTGACCTTGTCACACGATTATCAGGCTTGAACGTTCCATCGGTATATCCGCCTAAAATTTTCTTATTGGCCAAATACATGATCTCATCGTAAGCTCGATGAGTAGTTGGCACATCAGGAAATGATGAGGCAGAAACCGAACCTGGCGATGAGAAGCAAAGAGCAGTCACAAGCAATAAAAGACAAGTGACGACAGCTTTCCTGCTAATCATCCAAATTCCCCCTAATTTGTAATATATTTATAGTTTACCAGTACC
This genomic interval carries:
- a CDS encoding N-acetylmuramoyl-L-alanine amidase, which codes for MISRKAVVTCLLLLVTALCFSSPGSVSASSFPDVPTTHRAYDEIMYLANKKILGGYTDGTFKPDNRVTRSEAASMIGRALELQGGYRDTEYLDVPKGHFASGYIQDMSNEKILAGYGNGYYGVNDKLTREQMASILTRAWSFPETSGITFTDVPVTSPSFVPINKLATAGVVGGYPGGKFGPKDYIMRADFALMLARALNPDFRGKPAEPEPIAQAQVVADFLNVRTAPDASATRIGAYAYGTNVDVYSKLSNGWAYVSANNLKGYVHGAYLKYPSITVPSDPSNPLKGKIVVVDAGHGDHDPGASGFGLKEKDITLITAKHLRDYLEKAGAKVVMTRETDIFHELEKRVSIANLAGGQAFVSIHTNSFNGTAHGTETYYNEDNNMSAYNKKLATYIQNRMLIPELDMKDRGVKEANFYVIKNQRNMASTLVELGFIDHKDDSAKLASDTWRKKAAYQIHLGIKDYFQYLQNK
- a CDS encoding S-layer homology domain-containing protein gives rise to the protein MASKSYRKFMATGLSAAVVASVVAPVAGAASFDDVKPGSWYEGAVNYVTENGYMNGTNKGFEPMKPLTRAEAAGIFANRFDLYDTSLEADFSDVKSGAWYHNAVAAVDANDIMGSTGNDMFSPDRKITRGEMAALIVRAYGFEVEGVVEHTFTDIEGNMFENDIATLVAWGITNGKTDELFAPGDTVSRAEMAAFIQKADKALEEGQPMPLPTVESVKAVDATSVEVTLEGTYTQEEVDALIAAGYELTVVAGDDVHEVGKVTVKAAEAAASADTTTLVLSEISPELPAGVELSLAVNGEVVEGTEFEYEAPATPEVTSVSAINLKTVKVEFNTAVDADSAETLGNYSFASGSGLTVTDAVADGKSVWLTINDNDEHAAQQQSADLTINGVKADNGVVIAKTTKAVKFLDTVAPTVEEIEVAGPKTLKVKFSEILEVAPSFSLNDGTLAIVSSSFVAGTDTVTLTLGAQPADGAHKLTIKNGSDYAGFKVEEVTKEFTFGKDSTAPVATVKSASPNKIVLSFDEDITGISNANVNFFHTYKGVDAYKATKSLNGKELTLEFANPLPEGAFKLYLDYTDEKGTQIADLWGNKLAETTFSGSVTVDTTAPVVTKVEADGNTAIEVTYSEDVTGADVLSNYSLKDAAGKAVTLSGTITKSENTYSIPTPALNGGSYTLTVKNVKDKSIAQNKLVEYSTAVAVDDIVAPEISDVDDTTLGTQAQLLSTKKVKIVFSEVMDKDSIENKVNYLFANGALNSKVKVTAVDGNKAAILDFTDVESGAQMTPAGATIQVLRVKDAAGNPILAASTNVLVPAGATAPLFDEAVATGKNTVKLYFDELVTNAKADDFTVSINGTASAVNAISNEVVDGKSVITLTTAGDINTAVTSVTVSTTGTVDAKNAYNVPVVLTTEPVGDKFAPDAVSAAVIDADGDAEVDHVKVTFSEALYFASIQDSDFAVEGYEVKSVSDVTGSVVTLEVKELERADTIATPTVTISGEVEDLLRNKATDLEVDVDSAYDLTVFSKASDTPSGLLVADSTAEVGNAPLDMLTATATTAGLNIAGTMTQAQAETAQADMVQYVVIPTSAASVDLYKNGEYAWTAVEGTDTTWIDATNGYLKIATSFGTKTGSVWAKNPNNVINYTVVSKNADGEVIGTTNLQLNLSGITISAQ
- a CDS encoding S-layer homology domain-containing protein, encoding MKIKSLFGSLLAASIIVSPVNQITAHAEEGEYADPWFKYSSVDLNGHWAENDMNDMIQANIMKGVRGSDTLLYAMPNKSITRAEFTALIVRALELKTDQQGKSFTDTTKHWAKNDINTASALGIVSGKSDTEFKPDLKITRAEIAAILARAFDPTVTFENGTPKEFEDLKPGYWAYNDVRKVSGVNIIKGITATTVAPDKLASRAEATAMLKRALWLEDVDLYLEGSVIKNETDIINAMNSKDTNALFTMNDKARYSLAHEYSKMEAEILEEIFASGDLVSAEIVSQPQEISSTMSTRFAKMDVQNLLVEYNSTFTDPDTGETYEDTTTEDKSGTYYFIKRNGEWKVYSSDWLKEYIEFEEYEEE
- a CDS encoding S8 family peptidase, giving the protein MLNFSSKLGVFLLSVSLLTASLPHQHTYADSPDNHETKPALQSYIVGFHSQPDENLIQQLGGTINSRLQSIHALSVSMTEASAQQLAIYPSIKFIEQDKQIGMEEQLIDSNIYKLNYPKPEELGQESYYTGNGIKVGILDTGIDTGHEDLRVSGGISFVPNTPSYNDDNGHGTHVAGIIAAQDNQVGIKGLAPNVQLYSIKVLDDDGLGQYSQIIDGIEWATQQGLHIVNLSLAGKESSYALKLAVDEAYKKGLYIIAASGNHTNNTFSEDQSVYYPAKYESVIAVGAVDKYNKHPKFSGSGPELEIVAPGVDIYSSFMNNTYETHTGTSMATPYVTAIYALYKEAYPNKTTAELRTMIQNQAKDLGAAGRDVNFGFGLIQAPEMPDTTPPTAPENLSYKIATGGKINLSWTPSQDRSPITGYNVYRNGEKVKNLIYGFQLTETLKPGFYRYEVSAVDEAGNESSKSLIETKVYLLFPDVPASIWYSKYVYDLNARNAVGGLPDGKFHPEKQITRGEAISMIGRALKLDGTPRNTSFPDVTKSYFASGYIATMTEQKLATGFPDGTFKPTQTISRGEVIALLDRAFTLKNQQSTTKAFTDVTNAFYAFDAIQRFASVSIANGYTDGTFKPNAPVTRAEMAVFLSRTIEESN
- a CDS encoding C40 family peptidase, translated to MVKKLGAWILSLLTVLTLLPGQVNAGERENLVTTAKKYIGIKYTYGGTSPSTGFDCSGFTSYVYKQHGLSLPRTTSDQYNGGTSVKKADLETGDLVFFTTYKAGASHTGIYVGSGKFIHASSSKGITISSIDDPYYWGSRYLGARRYLAEEEKVATLAVLPKGQYHDVPAGHWAYSPITNLSKQGVMNGYEYSQFKPTQSVTRAEAAAMVANALDIDAPSNYSNFKDVSTSYWAVGSINAVKEAGIIAGYPDGTFKPNKEMTREEIAALIEKTFVLTNKGTEKSFADVKEGYWAYDSIQRLSENNIASGFTDNTYRPLNETSRAEFSAFLYRAITTLAVK